In a genomic window of Erigeron canadensis isolate Cc75 chromosome 5, C_canadensis_v1, whole genome shotgun sequence:
- the LOC122601007 gene encoding putative UPF0481 protein At3g02645, which translates to MVSFISHIPSSSSTIEDPQKWVNRISKTFESHILVDTDLPICIFQVPKTLTTEKQESYVPQFIGLGPIHHFHTERYSNQEQLKLMTSKTMLAPYKITSDFTKIVIENLIQLIPELRCCYDLYFDVNDDTLAWVFAIDGLFMIDVLSKVSNGDSLESFEDILMVENQIPLIVLIEVRTAIEEHVSGDCNNSFLSNLLIKICETRSPLKFSRRISRLDLDIHSRFHLLDCMYHLIVNHNVVTKNQFIRTNFLDDIDLEDVENAVQMAGDFCPGANTFLQPLLILLKLPWDKIISFIKKVLGENPAVLEIDIPSASELSRIGKIEFCMTPGGIRDVEFDDETHTFYLPIIDLKPDSEVILRNLVAYEGFMFKKGTFTNLDFTEYVDVMCGIIDGVKDVRILREKHIIEGDMDDDDVVKLFNGITKSSLETKEVSGLQKTVARVNKYYGNIPRVKVSHYIKKYFLSWWKVIVVMFTLLNLMLLVVKGACQVYECGEDQSGFGMARVLFGLGRKNNRLFDF; encoded by the coding sequence ATGGTATCCTTCATCTCCCACATTCCCTCTTCATCATCTACAATTGAAGATCCACAAAAATGGGTCAATCGAATCAGTAAAACCTTCGAAAGCCATATTTTAGTCGACACTGATCTTCCTATTTGCATCTTTCAAGTACCGAAAACATTAACCACCGAAAAACAAGAGTCTTACGTTCCCCAATTTATCGGTCTAGGACCAATACACCATTTCCATACCGAACGCTATAGCAACCAAGAACAACTCAAACTTATGACATCAAAAACAATGTTAGCACCGTACAAAATCACATCCGATTTCACGAAAATTGTTATAGAGAATCTCATTCAACTCATTCCAGAACTTCGCTGTTGCTACGACTTATACTTTGATGTAAATGATGACACACTAGCTTGGGTTTTTGCTATAGATGGGCTTTTCATGATTGATGTTTTGTCAAAAGTATCAAATGGAGATTCTTTGGAATCTTTTGAAGATATTTTGATGGTTGAAAACCAAATACCGTTAATAGTTTTGATTGAAGTTCGTACTGCGATTGAAGAACACGTATCTGGTGATTGTAACAATTcttttctttcgaatttattaattaaaatttgtgAAACTCGGTCGCCTCTTAAGTTCAGTAGACGAATATCTCGATTGGATCTTGACATACACAGCCGCTTTCATTTGCTTGATTGTATGTATCATTTGATAGTAAACCATAATGTGGTGACAAAGAACCAATTTATTCGGACTAATTTCTTGGATGATATTGATTtagaagatgttgaaaatgcAGTTCAAATGGCAGGGGATTTTTGTCCTGGGGCAAACACTTTTTTGCAGCCTCTTTTGATATTATTGAAATTGCCATGGGacaaaataataagttttatcAAGAAAGTTTTGGGGGAAAATCCTGCGGTTTTAGAAATCGATATTCCTTCGGCTTCTGAGCTTTCAAGAATAGGCAAGATTGAATTTTGTATGACTCCAGGAGGAATACGAGACGTTGAATTTGATGACGAAACACATACTTTTTACCTCccaataattgatttaaaaccCGATTCTGAAGTCATACTAAGAAATTTGGTAGCTTATGAAGGTTTTATGTTCAAGAAAGGTACGTTTACTAATCTTGATTTCACGGAATATGTTGATGTAATGTGTGGGATTATCGACGGTGTTAAGGATGTGAGGATCCTTCGTGAAAAGCATATAATTGAAGGCGATATGGATGATGACGATGTTGTTAAACTCTTTAATGGGATTACTAAATCGAGCTTGGAAACGAAAGAAGTATCCGGGCTGCAGAAGACGGTTGCAAGAGTTAATAAGTATTATGGAAACATTCCTCGGGTTAAAGTGTCTCATTATATCAAAAAATACTTTCTTTCGTGGTGGAAAGTTATTGTTGTCATGTTTACTCTTTTAAATCTTATGTTGTTGGTCGTTAAGGGAGCATGTCAAGTTTACGAGTGTGGCGAAGATCAGTCGGGGTTCGGTATGGCTCGAGTGCTTTTCGGTTTAGGAAGGAAAAATAACCGTTTGTTTGATTTCTAG